The following proteins are encoded in a genomic region of Ornithinibacillus sp. 4-3:
- a CDS encoding SDR family NAD(P)-dependent oxidoreductase has product MRLEGKVAIITGSASGIGRGMALALAKEGAHIAIVDINEEMGQKTLAKINEYNEGMLFIKDISKRENVEEIVSAVIDKFGKLDILINNAHASKQALFTDTTQEMFDLSFGTGFYPTFNFMQVAYPELKKTKGKVINFASGAGLNGQATQTSYAAAKEAIRAISRVASNEWGPEGINVNIISPIALTSGVEQWSESSPELYEAMINSIPLRRMGDPEGDIGRVAVFLSSSDSDYITGQTIMVDGGSTKLR; this is encoded by the coding sequence ATGAGATTAGAAGGAAAAGTAGCAATTATCACTGGGAGTGCATCAGGTATTGGCAGAGGCATGGCTCTTGCTTTAGCAAAAGAAGGAGCACATATTGCAATCGTAGATATCAATGAAGAAATGGGACAAAAAACATTAGCTAAAATTAATGAATACAATGAGGGCATGCTATTTATTAAAGATATTTCAAAGAGAGAAAATGTGGAAGAAATTGTAAGCGCTGTAATAGATAAATTTGGCAAATTAGATATTCTAATAAACAATGCTCATGCTTCGAAACAAGCATTATTTACTGATACAACACAAGAAATGTTTGATTTATCATTCGGAACAGGCTTTTATCCAACCTTCAACTTTATGCAAGTCGCTTATCCAGAACTAAAGAAAACAAAGGGGAAGGTGATTAACTTTGCTTCTGGTGCGGGACTGAACGGTCAAGCAACTCAAACTTCTTATGCAGCTGCGAAAGAAGCAATTCGAGCTATTTCACGTGTGGCATCAAATGAATGGGGACCTGAAGGGATTAATGTCAATATCATCTCACCAATTGCATTAACTTCTGGTGTTGAACAGTGGAGTGAATCTTCACCCGAATTATACGAAGCAATGATTAATAGCATCCCACTTAGAAGAATGGGAGATCCTGAGGGAGATATTGGAAGAGTAGCTGTATTCTTATCAAGCAGCGACTCAGATTACATTACTGGACAAACAATTATGGTTGATGGTGGTTCTACAAAATTACGATAA
- a CDS encoding LysR family transcriptional regulator: MDEKDCLILKYISREGNLTKAAERLYFTPSALTYRIREMEKKLGVKIFVKKGRNIEITSEGEYLVDCAVEQLRRWSNIKNNILNMSGQIRGKLKIGVSRITATEKLPLILKEFNEKYPNVNTEIYTGYSDEIYDLLQKGDIQIGLVRGDYIWSETKYFINRENICLISNHEMDIDNLPNLSRIQYKTSTYLNHLINDWWYERFDKPPSIGMEINDYIACKEMVKNGLGYAVVPKIFLSEEDGLHSTNLFYKDGKEIILDTWVLVRKSSLKLKLVNEFITAVKEFYR, translated from the coding sequence ATGGATGAGAAGGATTGTTTAATACTCAAGTATATTTCTAGGGAAGGTAATTTAACCAAGGCAGCCGAACGGCTTTATTTTACTCCCTCTGCATTAACTTATCGAATCAGGGAAATGGAGAAAAAATTAGGAGTGAAAATTTTTGTTAAAAAAGGAAGAAATATTGAAATTACATCAGAAGGTGAATATTTAGTTGATTGTGCAGTTGAACAATTACGTAGATGGAGCAATATAAAAAATAATATCCTTAATATGAGTGGTCAAATTCGAGGGAAGTTAAAAATTGGTGTATCTAGAATCACTGCTACTGAAAAGCTTCCATTGATTTTAAAGGAATTCAACGAAAAATATCCCAACGTCAATACAGAAATTTATACAGGCTATAGTGATGAAATTTATGATTTGCTGCAAAAGGGAGATATTCAAATAGGCTTAGTGAGAGGAGATTATATCTGGTCAGAAACAAAATATTTTATCAATCGAGAGAATATATGTTTGATTTCAAATCATGAGATGGATATAGATAATTTGCCAAACTTATCAAGAATACAATATAAAACTTCTACATATTTAAATCATTTAATAAATGACTGGTGGTATGAGCGCTTTGATAAGCCACCATCAATTGGAATGGAAATTAATGATTATATTGCCTGTAAAGAGATGGTGAAAAATGGACTTGGATATGCAGTAGTTCCAAAGATTTTCTTAAGTGAAGAGGATGGTTTACATTCAACGAATTTATTTTATAAAGATGGTAAAGAAATCATATTAGATACTTGGGTTTTAGTTAGAAAATCATCCTTGAAATTAAAGCTAGTGAATGAGTTTATCACTGCTGTGAAAGAGTTTTATAGATAA
- a CDS encoding C45 family autoproteolytic acyltransferase/hydolase has protein sequence MKTQERSSEIFPFCQLKGSHYEIGLQHGEAFRDLIKKHLKLALDRITSKLDVSYEEIMDAVIKYRPYVLEHAKFLDEEITGIAEAANITLAEAYFLQLRAEVYRDLEENDECTTFAVLPEATKDGVPLVGQNADLPELYSEIGVIVEIIPENGSSVLMLTPAGQVSYIGINDKGLGVFANFLKCDGWRVGFPRYMLSRLALQYDSVDKAIAAVRSVPRASSRNLIMLDSKGNAVDLETTPTRDYPIKAENGLLAHANHYVADELLEEERATDRYLENTHARFKRMTELLSNHHGDLDANTMMSILRDRETYPHALCREVTDGRSDTITFASVIAQPSKGSIWVAMGPPNKYEYKCFTFC, from the coding sequence ATGAAAACTCAAGAAAGATCATCAGAGATATTTCCCTTTTGTCAGTTAAAGGGATCACACTATGAAATTGGATTACAGCATGGTGAGGCTTTTCGTGATTTAATCAAAAAACATTTAAAATTAGCTTTAGATCGGATCACTTCTAAGCTAGATGTATCTTATGAAGAGATCATGGATGCTGTAATTAAGTATAGACCATATGTTTTAGAGCATGCTAAGTTTTTAGATGAAGAGATTACTGGAATAGCTGAAGCTGCAAATATTACTTTAGCTGAGGCGTATTTTCTGCAATTAAGAGCGGAAGTTTATCGTGACTTAGAGGAAAATGATGAGTGTACGACATTTGCTGTTTTACCTGAAGCTACTAAGGATGGAGTGCCTTTAGTTGGTCAAAATGCTGATTTACCAGAGCTATATTCAGAAATAGGAGTAATTGTTGAAATTATTCCAGAGAATGGCTCCTCTGTGCTTATGCTAACACCAGCAGGACAGGTTTCTTATATAGGTATTAATGATAAAGGGTTAGGTGTATTTGCTAATTTCCTCAAATGTGATGGTTGGAGAGTAGGTTTTCCTAGATATATGTTATCGCGTTTAGCTTTACAATATGATTCAGTTGATAAGGCGATTGCTGCTGTTCGAAGTGTGCCCAGAGCATCCTCACGTAACTTAATTATGCTAGACTCTAAAGGAAATGCAGTTGATCTAGAAACAACACCAACAAGAGATTATCCGATTAAAGCCGAAAATGGGCTTTTGGCACATGCTAATCACTATGTTGCAGATGAATTATTAGAGGAGGAAAGAGCAACAGATCGCTATCTAGAAAATACACATGCTCGGTTCAAGCGAATGACAGAGCTTTTAAGCAATCATCATGGCGATTTGGATGCAAATACGATGATGTCTATTTTAAGGGATCGTGAAACATATCCACATGCATTATGTCGTGAGGTCACTGATGGTAGATCAGATACGATCACCTTTGCGTCAGTAATTGCTCAGCCGAGTAAAGGAAGTATCTGGGTTGCAATGGGGCCTCCGAATAAATATGAATACAAATGTTTTACTTTTTGCTAA